A region from the Bradyrhizobium erythrophlei genome encodes:
- a CDS encoding SDR family NAD(P)-dependent oxidoreductase, which translates to MGKLQGKVAVVTGGTTGIGFATAKRFVDEGAYVFITGRRQQELDEAVKAIGSNVAGVRGDVSKLQDLDRLYETVKAKGKIDVLVANAGTGEFAPLASLTEEHFDKLFDLNVKGTLFTVQKALPLINDGGSIILVGSVASVKGTASFGTYGATKAAVRNLVRTWTMELKDRRIRSNVLSPGPIKTPLVDLQPPETIARMVATIPMGRMGEPDEVAKAAVFLASDDSSFVTGIELFVDGGRGQV; encoded by the coding sequence ATGGGCAAGTTGCAGGGAAAGGTTGCCGTGGTGACCGGAGGCACCACGGGAATAGGCTTCGCCACGGCGAAGCGGTTCGTGGATGAGGGCGCCTATGTCTTCATAACGGGTCGCCGCCAACAGGAACTCGACGAGGCCGTCAAGGCGATCGGCAGCAACGTGGCAGGAGTTCGGGGAGATGTCTCCAAACTGCAGGACCTCGATCGCCTCTACGAGACCGTGAAGGCAAAGGGGAAGATTGACGTCCTGGTCGCTAATGCCGGCACCGGCGAATTCGCTCCATTGGCAAGCCTCACGGAGGAGCATTTCGACAAACTTTTCGATCTTAATGTGAAGGGCACGCTGTTCACCGTGCAAAAAGCGTTGCCCCTAATAAATGATGGAGGGTCGATCATTCTCGTCGGCTCCGTCGCGAGCGTCAAAGGCACAGCCTCCTTCGGTACCTACGGCGCGACCAAGGCGGCGGTTCGCAATCTGGTGCGAACCTGGACCATGGAGTTGAAGGACCGTCGCATTCGCTCGAACGTCCTAAGCCCGGGTCCGATCAAGACGCCGCTGGTGGATCTGCAACCACCGGAAACCATCGCGAGGATGGTAGCCACCATTCCGATGGGACGGATGGGAGAGCCGGACGAAGTCGCTAAGGCAGCGGTGTTCCTGGCCTCAGACGATTCCAGCTTCGTCACGGGCATCGAGCTATTCGTCGATGGGGGCCGAGGTCAAGTTTGA
- a CDS encoding PaaI family thioesterase has translation MDRTANDGVSAFSGLKYFRALMEGSVARSSMLELFDINIEAAEPGLVVLTAKPTAEHYNPLGFVHGGYAAVLLDTCMAAAIVTSLAPGLSSVTLEYKINFTRPMSADTGVVRGEGKTLHVGRQTAIAEGRLIDANGRLLAHGTTTCHLVRQGVS, from the coding sequence ATGGATCGTACCGCAAACGATGGCGTTTCCGCTTTCTCCGGTCTTAAGTACTTTCGGGCGCTGATGGAGGGTTCCGTTGCGCGTTCGTCGATGCTCGAGCTTTTCGATATCAACATCGAGGCTGCCGAGCCTGGGCTTGTCGTGCTAACCGCGAAACCGACAGCAGAGCACTACAATCCCCTGGGGTTCGTCCATGGTGGTTATGCGGCCGTCCTGCTCGATACCTGCATGGCAGCAGCCATCGTGACCTCGCTCGCGCCAGGCCTTTCCTCCGTGACGCTCGAATACAAGATTAACTTCACAAGACCGATGTCCGCCGATACCGGGGTCGTCCGCGGCGAGGGCAAGACCCTGCATGTCGGTCGGCAGACGGCCATCGCTGAAGGCAGATTAATCGACGCGAACGGCAGGCTTCTCGCCCACGGGACGACCACGTGCCATCTCGTGCGGCAAGGGGTTTCCTGA
- a CDS encoding ketopantoate reductase family protein, which yields MSGPKWPGRGMSGTTGRGELVIERSKASNDIARALIAADVPTEISDNVRGVLWAKLITNCAYNALSAITQLPYGRLVKGEGITAVMHDNVDECVAVAKTDGVTLPGDVDVAVRKIAETAAGQYASTAQDLARGKRSEIDHLNGFIVRRGEALGVATPANRLLHAIVKLIESK from the coding sequence ATGTCGGGACCGAAATGGCCGGGCCGGGGCATGTCAGGCACCACGGGCCGCGGCGAACTGGTCATCGAACGGTCGAAGGCCAGCAACGACATTGCACGCGCGCTGATCGCCGCCGACGTGCCGACCGAGATTTCCGACAACGTGCGCGGTGTGTTATGGGCGAAGCTGATCACCAACTGCGCGTACAACGCGCTATCGGCGATTACACAATTGCCCTACGGCCGGCTCGTGAAGGGTGAGGGCATAACTGCCGTCATGCACGACAACGTCGATGAATGCGTGGCAGTTGCGAAAACCGATGGCGTGACGCTTCCAGGCGATGTCGATGTGGCCGTCCGTAAAATTGCCGAGACGGCCGCAGGCCAGTACGCATCGACCGCGCAGGATCTGGCGCGAGGCAAGCGCAGTGAGATCGATCATCTGAACGGGTTCATCGTGCGGCGCGGCGAAGCGCTGGGCGTCGCGACGCCTGCCAACCGGCTGCTGCATGCGATCGTCAAGCTGATCGAGAGCAAGTAG
- a CDS encoding D-2-hydroxyacid dehydrogenase family protein: MKIAILDDYQNVALSIADWSAVAKKADITVFNDHIDQIDTLIERLRPFDAICVMRERTPLRRDVIERLPRLRFIASTGPRNISIDMAAAKERGILVANTGYRSTPTIELTWALILASARHLVRESNSIRAGGWQTSIGHEVDGRVLGVLGLGNVGGQVARIGRAFGMKIIAWSQNLTAEAAAAADAEFVTKDELFRRADVVTIHLILSERTRGLVGAAELALMKPTARLVNTSRGPIVDEQALIETLRTQAIAGAAVDVFDTEPLPATHPFRSLENLLATPHIGFVAEDLYRTFYNDAAAAIGAWIENQAPSP; the protein is encoded by the coding sequence GTGAAGATCGCAATCCTAGATGATTACCAGAATGTCGCGCTGAGCATCGCCGATTGGTCCGCGGTCGCCAAAAAGGCAGACATCACTGTCTTCAACGATCATATCGACCAAATCGATACATTGATCGAAAGGCTCCGGCCGTTCGACGCGATTTGCGTCATGCGCGAGCGCACGCCCTTGCGCCGCGACGTCATCGAACGTTTGCCGCGGCTGAGGTTCATTGCCTCGACCGGCCCGCGCAACATCTCCATCGACATGGCCGCCGCCAAAGAGCGCGGCATTTTAGTTGCCAACACGGGATATAGATCGACACCAACGATCGAATTGACTTGGGCGCTGATCCTGGCCAGCGCCCGTCATCTTGTCAGAGAAAGCAACTCGATCAGGGCAGGCGGTTGGCAAACCTCGATCGGCCATGAAGTCGACGGCAGAGTCCTTGGAGTGTTAGGTCTCGGAAACGTTGGCGGACAGGTCGCGAGGATCGGCCGCGCGTTCGGCATGAAGATCATCGCTTGGAGCCAGAACTTGACCGCGGAAGCGGCGGCAGCGGCTGACGCCGAATTCGTGACGAAGGACGAACTTTTTCGGCGGGCGGACGTCGTGACCATCCACCTCATCCTGAGCGAGCGCACCCGCGGTCTCGTCGGCGCCGCCGAACTGGCACTCATGAAACCGACGGCGCGATTGGTCAACACGTCGCGCGGTCCGATCGTCGACGAGCAAGCGCTCATCGAGACCTTGCGCACGCAGGCTATCGCGGGAGCGGCTGTCGACGTTTTCGATACCGAGCCCTTGCCAGCGACGCATCCATTCCGATCGCTCGAGAACCTGTTGGCGACGCCGCATATCGGATTCGTTGCAGAAGACCTCTACCGGACTTTCTACAATGATGCGGCGGCTGCGATCGGAGCATGGATAGAGAACCAGGCTCCGAGCCCGTGA
- a CDS encoding MBL fold metallo-hydrolase, with the protein MIKPPTLTRRSVFRAGAGLAVAATATPVLTASSVRAETARQADAEAMNGDGFYRFKIGDFQATVISDGSGQIPIRPILAMNVSEAELAPVLKANFMQPVIHITNNILVVDTGRERILVDTGFGEKLGPSYGSFPELEANLRRAGIAPESIDLVVTSHGHLDHIGGLVTKSGALAFPKAQFVFVDTEWNYWTGSRYESEVNSSPMPDGFKKGTIGAARDNLPPVANRTRFVKQGGEITAGVHYVAAPGHSPSHATILFTSGNDQFMHMGDIAHNPVTSLQHPDWSPIFDYDPAQAIKSRKAILSRVATDRIMVMGYHFPFPALGHVVRRDAAYHWEAAQWIW; encoded by the coding sequence ATGATTAAGCCTCCGACGCTCACCCGCCGCAGCGTATTTCGTGCCGGCGCCGGCCTGGCCGTTGCTGCAACGGCAACACCGGTGCTCACCGCTTCCTCGGTCCGGGCGGAGACCGCCCGTCAAGCCGACGCGGAAGCCATGAACGGCGATGGCTTCTATCGCTTCAAGATCGGGGACTTCCAAGCCACCGTGATCTCGGATGGCTCCGGGCAGATACCGATACGGCCGATCCTCGCCATGAACGTGTCTGAAGCTGAACTTGCTCCGGTGTTGAAGGCAAACTTCATGCAGCCGGTGATCCATATCACCAACAACATCTTGGTGGTCGACACCGGACGGGAGCGTATCCTTGTCGACACCGGCTTTGGCGAGAAACTCGGCCCATCCTACGGTAGCTTTCCCGAGCTCGAGGCGAACCTGCGCCGGGCCGGGATCGCGCCCGAGAGCATAGATCTGGTCGTGACGTCGCACGGTCATTTGGACCATATCGGCGGCTTGGTGACGAAATCGGGCGCGCTGGCGTTTCCGAAGGCTCAGTTCGTCTTTGTCGATACGGAGTGGAACTACTGGACCGGCAGCCGTTACGAAAGCGAGGTCAACAGTTCGCCGATGCCCGACGGGTTTAAGAAGGGCACGATTGGGGCGGCTCGAGATAACCTGCCGCCGGTCGCCAACCGAACCCGGTTCGTGAAGCAGGGCGGCGAAATCACAGCTGGCGTGCACTATGTTGCGGCGCCGGGACATTCGCCGTCCCATGCCACGATCCTGTTCACCTCGGGCAACGATCAATTCATGCATATGGGTGACATCGCCCATAACCCGGTGACGAGCCTGCAGCATCCCGACTGGTCGCCCATTTTCGACTACGATCCCGCGCAGGCGATCAAGTCGCGCAAGGCCATCCTAAGCCGCGTCGCGACCGACCGGATCATGGTGATGGGCTATCATTTTCCGTTCCCGGCTCTTGGGCATGTCGTCCGACGCGACGCGGCATACCACTGGGAAGCGGCGCAATGGATCTGGTAG
- a CDS encoding TetR/AcrR family transcriptional regulator — protein MIVDCKRNRDILNPCLWRQRIEEQALGVSREQAAENRRAIVAAATRLFRERGVEAVGLSELMKHAGFTQGGFYNHFESKADLVAEVLASAIAEGNAEFAKMARAPVDESTTALRRYINWYLSQAHRDNIDHGCPVTGFAGDAPRLGAGAQSHFAGGLDDQITILAGLIAESGLAAAGERRTLRERAINLHCEMLGALVLSRSVAQAAPAFSNEILENARRHVLASLDERSSQAPKPRTKN, from the coding sequence GTGATTGTTGATTGTAAACGAAATCGTGATATATTAAATCCATGCCTCTGGCGGCAACGAATCGAGGAGCAGGCTTTGGGCGTGTCGAGAGAACAGGCTGCGGAAAACCGCCGCGCGATTGTTGCGGCGGCGACGCGGCTATTCAGAGAACGGGGAGTGGAGGCCGTCGGGCTGAGCGAACTGATGAAGCATGCCGGCTTTACGCAAGGTGGTTTTTATAACCACTTTGAGTCGAAGGCCGACCTAGTGGCCGAGGTACTTGCTTCGGCGATCGCCGAGGGCAACGCCGAGTTCGCCAAAATGGCAAGGGCTCCCGTCGATGAGTCCACCACTGCTCTTCGGCGCTACATAAACTGGTATCTGTCGCAAGCCCACCGCGACAACATCGATCACGGCTGTCCTGTCACCGGATTTGCTGGCGATGCCCCTCGCTTGGGCGCCGGAGCGCAGTCGCACTTCGCCGGCGGATTAGACGATCAGATAACGATCCTGGCCGGACTGATCGCAGAAAGTGGATTGGCTGCGGCGGGCGAGCGTAGGACGCTACGCGAACGGGCAATCAACTTGCACTGCGAAATGCTGGGTGCGCTGGTCCTGTCACGGTCTGTCGCACAGGCTGCGCCAGCGTTTTCGAACGAAATTCTGGAGAACGCTCGGCGACATGTACTGGCGTCTCTCGATGAGCGGTCGAGCCAGGCTCCCAAACCGCGAACGAAAAACTAG